A single Cannabis sativa cultivar Pink pepper isolate KNU-18-1 chromosome 7, ASM2916894v1, whole genome shotgun sequence DNA region contains:
- the LOC115698260 gene encoding monolignol oxidoreductase AtBBE-like 13 — protein sequence MEHSKISTLVQICILLLFHQFLASMTVSAFAYQSTPQNFINCVSYNSDLSTLPLSNTIIFTPNNSSLFTSTLQSSAQNLRYLSPSSPKPEFIFTPLSDSHVQAAVLCSKHLGIHLRFRSGGHDYEGLSYVSQIETPFAIVDLAKLRSVEVEIQHNTAWIQAGATVGEVYYRISQKSKVHGFPAGLCTTLGIGGHITGGAYGSMMRKYGLAADNVLDAKIVDVNGRLLDRAAMGEDLFWAIKGGGGASFGVILWWKIRLVPVPATVTVFTVSRTLEQGATKLLYKWQNIVDKMDEDLFIRVLIQPMSAKTTNEKRTISTSYQALFLGGTDRLVQVMSNSFPELGLTRKDCVEMSWIESVVYISTTYPSGAPIEVLLNPKTTSKYSFKAKSDFVKNPIPESGLEGIWQRFLVEENPLTILTPYGGMMSRIPESATPFPHRKGIIYMIQYLSLWFDGEKSTQKHVNWIRNLYDYMTPYVTNNPREAYVNYRDLDLGMNKKSSTNVMEASVWGSKYFKSNFQRLVWVKTKVDPGNFFRHEQSIPPMPRSL from the coding sequence ATGGAGCATTCCAAAATATCCACTTTAGTCCAAATATGTATTCTTCTTCTATTTCATCAATTTTTAGCTTCAATGACAGTTTCAGCCTTTGCTTATCAATCAACTCCACAAAACTTCATCAATTGCGTCTCATATAACTCAGACCTTTCCACACTCCCACTCTCTAACACAATCATCTTCACACCAAACAACTCCTCATTATTCACTTCAACTCTACAATCTTCAGCTCAAAACCTTCGTTACTTGTCTCCTTCATCTCCCAAACCCGAATTCATCTTCACTCCGTTGTCTGATTCCCACGTCCAAGCCGCGGTTCTTTGCTCAAAACATCTTGGAATCCACCTCAGATTCCGCAGCGGAGGCCACGACTATGAGGGCCTCTCTTACGTTTCCCAAATCGAAACGCCTTTCGCCATTGTAGACCTCGCCAAGCTTAGATCAGTGGAAGTTGAAATCCAACACAACACGGCGTGGATACAAGCCGGGGCAACTGTGGGAGAAGTTTACTACAGAATATCACAGAAGAGTAAAGTCCATGGATTCCCAGCTGGGCTTTGTACAACTTTAGGCATTGGTGGCCATATAACCGGTGGAGCCTATGGCTCAATGATGAGAAAATACGGTTTAGCAGCTGACAATGTTCTTGATGCTAAAATCGTCGATGTTAATGGGAGGTTACTTGACCGTGCAGCCATGGGAGAAGACCTTTTTTGGGCTATCAAAGGTGGTGGAGGAGCGAGTTTTGGTGTCATCCTATGGTGGAAGATAAGACTCGTACCGGTTCCCGCAACTGTGACAGTTTTTACCGTTAGTAGGACATTGGAACAGGGGGCAACTAAGCTACTCTATAAGTGGCAAAATATTGTGGACAAAATGGATGAAGATTTGTTCATAAGAGTACTTATACAACCAATGAGTGCAAAAACTACAAATGAAAAGAGAACGATTTCAACTTCTTACCAAGCTCTATTTCTTGGTGGAACTGATAGACTTGTTCAAGTTATGTCTAATAGTTTCCCTGAATTGGGTTTGACAAGAAAAGATTGTGTTGAAATGAGCTGGATTGAGTCTGTTGTTTACATCTCAACAACATACCCAAGTGGAGCTCCCATTGAGGTTCTGCTCAATCcaaaaacaacatcaaaataTTCTTTTAAGGCCAAATCAGACTTTGTGAAAAATCCAATACCTGAAAGTGGACTCGAAGGGATTTGGCAACGGTTTTTGGTTGAAGAAAACCCTTTAACGATTTTGACACCTTATGGAGGAATGATGAGCAGGATTCCGGAATCTGCTACCCCATTCCCTCACAGGAAAGGAATCATTTACATGATTCAGTACCTTTCTCTTTGGTTTGATGGAGAAAAGAGCACTCAAAAGCATGTGAATTGGATTAGGAATCTTTATGACTACATGACTCCTTATGTTACAAATAATCCAAGAGAAGCTTATGTCAATTATAGGGATCTTGATTTGGGAATGAACAAAAAAAGCAGTACAAATGTGATGGAAGCAAGTGTTTGGGGGAGTAAATATTTCAAGAGTAATTTTCAAAGGCTTGTTTGGGTCAAAACCAAGGTTGACCCTGGAAACTTTTTCAGGCATGAACAAAGTATCCCTCCTATGCCACGCTCTCTTTAA